One stretch of Malus domestica chromosome 14, GDT2T_hap1 DNA includes these proteins:
- the LOC103408827 gene encoding uncharacterized protein has protein sequence MGDFQVVGGIKKLNNKNYNTWATCMESYLQGQDLWDVVSGNEVTQPEEDISGILRKWKIKEGKAMFALKTTVEDDMLEHIRKAKTPKEAWDTFATLFSKRNDTRLQLLENELLSVAQRDMTIAEYFHKVKSICREISELDPSAAIVESRIKRIIIHGLRLEYRGFVAAIQGWPTQPSLVKFENLFADQEALTKQMGRVSSRGEEEALYTKSKCSFKQRAGGGSKRNDDKEKGYQGGGSSRLWEL, from the coding sequence ATGGGAGATTTTCAAGTTGTTGGAGGAATCAAGaagttaaacaacaaaaattacaacacATGGGCAACATGTATGGAGTCTTACCTACAAGGCCAAGATCTTTGGGATGTCGTTAGCGGTAATGAAGTTACGCAGCCGGAAGAAGACATCAGTGGCATTTTGAGGAAGTGGAAGATCAAGGAAGGTAAGGCCATGTTTGCCTTAAAAACCACAGTTGAAGATGACATGTTGGAGCACATACGGAAGGCCAAGACACCAAAAGAAGCTTGGGACACCTTCGCCACACTTTTTTCAAAGAGGAACGATACAAGATTGCAACTTCTCGAGAATGAGCTATTATCGGTGGCCCAACGAGACATGACGATTGCCGAATATTTTCATAAGGTAAAGTCTATTTGCCGTGAAATTTCTGAGTTAGATCCTAGTGCTGCCATTGTAGAATCCAGGATAAAAAGAATAATTATCCATGGATTGAGACTCGAATATCGAGGTTTCGTTGCCGCTATACAAGGATGGCCGACCCAACCATCACTTGTTAAGTTTGAGAATTTGTTTGCCGATCAAGAAGCTTTGACAAAGCAAATGGGAAGGGTCTCGTCAAGAGGTGAGGAGGAAGCGCTCTACACCAAAAGTAAATGCAGCTTTAAGCAGCGTGCTGGTGGTGGATCTAAAAGAAATGATGACAAGGAAAAAGGTTATCAAGGAGGAGGGAGTTCTCGGCTATGGGAGCTCTGA
- the LOC103424874 gene encoding loganic acid O-methyltransferase-like, translating into MAAVEETSKFSEEYPMKGGDGPNSYANNSTFQKGAVDGAKEFLSKAVAEKLDLLSSNTFYIADLGCSVGPNTFISVENIIEAVEFKFQSQGLNLQIPEFQVFFNDHTLNDFNRLFKSLPQTRRYYAAGVPGSFYGRLFPSTSIHFFHSTLALHWLSRVPKEVVDKNSPAWNKGRIHYSNSPDEVVRAYEAQHAEDMECFLNARAQEIADGGIMVLVIPGRPNTVPHSDSVGNVSFQLIGSCLMDMARKGVVSEDKVDTFNFPVYYMTPQELEAAVERNEYFSLKTLETVPHIPIPPTVSPIQLFVSHARAASEEVIKQQFGEEILDELFDSYLKKLEEQPSIIASATETAIIFLAVLKRK; encoded by the exons atggctGCAGTCGAGGAAACAAGTAAGTTCTCCGAAGAGTATCCAATGAAAGGGGGAGATGGCCCCAACAGCTATGCCAACAACTCAACTTTTCAG AAAGGAGCGGTGGATGGTGCCAAAGAATTTTTAAGCAAGGCAGTTGCAGAAAAGCTCGACTTGTTATCTTCTAACACCTTTTACATTGCTGATTTGGGTTGCTCTGTCGGGCCAAACACATTTATCTCAGTTGAAAACATAATCGAAGCTGTGGAATTCAAGTTTCAGAGCCAAGGGCTGAATTTGCAGATCCCTGAATTTCAGGTCTTCTTTAATGATCATACTCTGAATGATTTTAACAGGCTCTTCAAATCCCTCCCGCAGACCAGGCGATACTACGCTGCGGGCGTGCCGGGTTCTTTCTATGGTCGTCTATTTCCTAGTACGtctattcatttttttcattcaaCTTTAGCCCTTCATTGGCTTTCTAGAGTACCAAAAGAGGTGGTGGACAAAAACAGTCCAGCATGGAACAAAGGACGAATTCATTACTCAAACTCCCCTGATGAAGTCGTAAGGGCTTACGAAGCTCAACATGCTGAGGACATGGAGTGCTTTCTGAATGCCAGGGCACAAGAGATTGCAGATGGAGGAATCATGGTACTCGTCATTCCAGGCCGGCCCAATACTGTTCCTCATTCTGACTCTGTGGGAAATGTGAGCTTTCAACTTATAGGGTCTTGCCTCATGGACATGGCTAGGAAG GGAGTAGTAAGTGAAGATAAAGTAGATACATTTAACTTTCCTGTGTATTACATGACTCCCCAAGAACTGGAAGCTGCTGTAGAAAGAAATGAATATTTTAGTTTAAAGACGTTGGAAACAGTACCTCACATTCCGATTCCTCCCACTGTCTCTCCAATCCAACTCTTTGTATCTCACGCGAGAGCTGCCTCTGAGGAAGTCATCAAGCAGCAATTTGGAGAAGAAATCTTAGATGAGCTCTTTGACTCGTATCTCAAGaaacttgaagagcaaccctccaTCATTGCGTCAGCGACTGAAACTGCAATCATCTTTCTTGCCGTGCTTAAACGCAAGTAA